Sequence from the Lepisosteus oculatus isolate fLepOcu1 chromosome 13, fLepOcu1.hap2, whole genome shotgun sequence genome:
gctaataaagtgatgttatgttgtgCAGAGATTAAAAATTACTATAGATGATAACTGTGTCTTTTGTGAAAGTAGCTCTGGAACCATACAACATATATTTTGGTTAGGTCCTATTGCAAAAGCTTTCTGGACTGATTTGCACAAAAACAGGCTAATGTTGATATAACTTTTAAAGAAACAGAAGTAATGTTAAACTTTAATCCCATTGAAAATAATATGGAAATATATTTCATAattgagttaaatattatacTTGCACGTTACTATAtacataaagtgaaatggtctgggaagagtcctgtGCTTGATGTAGTCAAAATAGATGTAAAGGCGTATTTGCAGACTATTTCACAATGTAAAAACAAGaatatttatctttatttactctgtttaaacttttttcatgaagtgtatttgtattgtaatatgTACCCCTGACGATGTAATTGATATGTTAAATGTTCTCTTGTTTATATTGTatcttttttgttgttcaaataaaatgttttttaaaaaatcaccttCAAATTCAGTCTTTATTGGAATGATCTATGAATTACAGTGCTGCCAATGCAGATGCAATACACATAACATTTATGGACAATTGCTTCACAGACTTATTATTGGACATTTACATAAACATATAAACATAAAACCTTAttgtgagacaggctcactcagTGTTCCTCTggctgacaggagatcacatactgtattaggcTGCACCTCAGCTAAGTTCCTCCCTCCTTAGCCTgtaggtaataataataataataataataataataataataataataataataataatattaattgcttacacttatatagcgcttttctggacactccactcaaagcgctttacaggtaatggggactcccctccaccaccaccaatgtgcagcatctacctggatgatgtgacggcagccatagtgcgccagaacgctcaccacacatcagatatcagtgggcaggagagcagagtaatgtagccaaatcatagatggggattattaggaggccatgattggtaagggccaatgggaaatttggccaggacaccggggttacacccctactctttacgagcCATTCTAATTCTAGCAGGTGTGGAAATTGTGGGAttagatttgttattttagaGAGAATGTTTATCTAATCCCAAAGTATTTCTCACAATGCAATAAGAATCACATTTTTATTCTCTCTTGGCAGTATGGTCTCTCTGTGTCACCCAGTTTGTGGTCTTTGTGGTCACCGAGTCTGTCCtgtctggacagccaggtctgcttgTGTCCAGTGTCTAGGTCCAGGCTGTGGTGACTGAGCCTGAGCTCTTTGGACAGCTGGCTATGCTGTCTGGCACAGCATCACAACCTGGGCATCACCTATGCATAAACAACCTGCTTACATGATTCACAATCTGTAACAGATTTATTAAGGGACTAAAATAAGTCTTAAAAACAAAGAGTACTGTGAAGTGCTAAACTATTTTTGTGGCAAAGGTGTACTTTCTTGTGACGCATCTCCACATGGAATGGGGACTGTACTGTCACATAACTTGCTGGATGAAGCAGACTGGATGTATGCCCCATATTTTGACATTCtctgaaaataattattctcACGAGACAAAAAGGGTTTAGCCGTGGTGTTCGGCATACAtggttttaataaatatttgtatggATGGAAGTTTGCTATCTAAACAGATCACAAACCTCTCCTATCACATTTTAACAAGGTGAAAGGTGTGCCACAAGTAATGTCACCCAGTCCAAAGATGGACAGAGACACTACAAGTCTATGAATATTCCACAGTGTACAAGGCAGGGGGGAGGAGGGGAATGCTGATGCTTTTAGTCTTCTTCCACTTCCAGAGACGTCACAGAGCCCAGTGTTGCTCTTTGAGAGTGCAGACACTGGCCTGGTGGAAGACAGCCAAGTCAGATCAAGGACAGGTACAGACCCTATCCTATTTAGAGACTGTGTAtttaaagtttgaaaacaacaaCCCCAAAAATGTGGCTTTGTACTGTACAGATTTAGACAAATTCAGTTGGGTGTGAGGACGGATGCTTTCTGTGAGGGGCGCAAATAATTATCCCACCACGAGGGTGGAAGGCAGTTCTAAACTAATTTCatcagttcaggtgggtactgtagctgcgtcagcatgcgtagtctgcaaaggaacaagtaataggtttattccatgctggaaagagaagagagaaaacacaacatttcggctgtgaagccttcttcaaagACAAAAGCCTtcaaagaaggcttcacagctgaaatgtgttttctctcaCGAGCCCATAGCAGCATAAACCACCATGCAGGTGCAACACTGGAAGAAAACAGGGAGGTGATAGAAGCTGGACAGCAAGTGGAGAAAACCTGCCCAGAGAAACCCCACAATTCAGGAGTGGACAACAAGCTGCATCGCTCATGGAGAATTAACAAACTTCAAAGTTAGTTTTGAAGATTGTGAACTGTAAAAACATATAATCATTGTTTTCTGGGAAGTTTAAAAGTTCAGTTGAGCTGTAGTTGTGTAAAGGAGTATAACCAAATgtttacaagtaataggtttattccatgctgaaaaaaagaagaaagagaacacaacgtttcggccgtggagccttcttcaggtgtgaagaaggctcacacctgaagaaggctccacggccgaaacgttgtgttctctttcttctttttttcagcatggaataaacctattacttgttcctttgcagcctacgcatgctgacgcagctacccacctgaactaaccAAATGTTtgccaacttaaaaaaaaaacagacttaaaGGGGAAGGTAAGAAGAAGATTGGATTTACTGTTGGTGCCACTAGAGGGCAGTAGAGTACGGTTAATAGCTGGGTCTAGAGAAGCGAGGAGGTTGTGCAGAGTAAGGAGTGCACAAACCGGTGTGAGTTAGTTCTCGAGAAAAGAGTTAATATCCCACAGTGTTATTACCTGCATTTAATTTACTTACTGTAGTCATGTACTCAGCTAGTGTGTCTTGTCTGTTTAGGGTAGTGCAGCATTCCAgtatgtgttgtgtttgtgtgtgtcccagtgggtaGGGTAGTGTTATTTGTCTTGTTCTGTGTTTGActttcattaattttttttagttgtGTCCTGTGCCCTGAAGTTGGTTGGTGCCAGTGGGCTTCAGAGACTGGTGTTGTTGTTATGTATGTTGGGTTATACAGTTTGGGCTAATGACTATATCATGAGTACAGATGACAATTAAAAGATGTATGGTTTATAGTTAAAATGACCATTAATGGTTTATTGGTTCTCTGGCGTTTGGCCTATGCTTTGCAGGTGTTCGATTATGGGTTATAATCCCTGTTATAAGTGGCCCAGTTAAAAGTGGCCCCACACGACAGTTTGACTGGAGCAGGCTCCTCCCAGGGTTTAAAACCAAACCTAGGCTAAATGAAACCCAAGTGAGAGTGTGACTCTTGTGGCAGCAAAACTAGTTTAAATGAGTAAAACTAATATCATTACTGCTGGCCTACCCCCATTGGGGTCAAATGATCCCTGTACAGGAGTCACCACTGATATCAAACACACTTCATGAATTAAAacttctctctgctctctgtcaGTATCGAAAACCACACCCATTTTTCCGAAAACCACACCCCCTGCACCTCTGTATAGCTCTGTGGAGAACCAGGAAGTCTCACTCAGAAAGTTAGTTTCATTTTACTAGAAATAGCCTCACAGTACCACTGTCTCTACGACTCCTCATTCTGCAGTTTTTACTAACcaggaaaaatggcagaaggcaagattCCAGTTTCACAGGATGAGTTCATCTGTtcagtgtgtctggatttgCTAAAGGGTCCAGTGACGCTTCATTGTGGACACAATTACTGTATGGAGTGTATTAAGACCTACTGGGATAGGAATGAAGATACTCGTGTCTACAAGTGCCCCCAGTGCAGACAGACCTTCACCCCAAGACCTGATCTAAGAAGAAACACCACTCTGGCTGCAGTGGTGGAGAAACTGAAGAGGAGGGGGGATAAGCGTCCTTATCCAGCTGATAACCCTGCTGGTCCTGGAGATGTGCCGTGTGATGTCTGCAATGAGAGACAGATGAGAGCTGTGAAATCCTGTCTGGTGTGTCTGGCCTCTTACTGTCACACTCACCTCGATCTTCACTATGAGCTCAACCCAGGAAACAGACACAAGCTGGTCGATACTATAGGACCTTTGCAGGAGAGGATCTGTTCCAGTCATGAGAAACCCTTGGAGATTTATTGCCGTACTGATCAGAaatgtatttgttatttgtGCAAAATGTATGAACACAGAGGCCATGATACAGTCTCAGCTGCAGAAGAGAGGACTGAGAAACAGGTGAGGACTTTGAGTTTGTAAATCAGGTGACATCTAATCTGTCTGATACAGGGGCTAGTTAGAGTGTACGCAAGGTTCTGTGAATTTATTGATGGTTTTGTCttacacatttatattttatttcctttgaaaatgtatacattagCATCAGCCGGAAGTGAGACTGATTTTCTCAAGCTTCCAAAAGGCTGAATATCTGAATATTTAATGTTGAATTTGTCTATTATCAAAATAATTCCTACTGGGCTGGAAGGAGAACTTTCAAAACAGGCTTATAACTCAGTTTTTTGTCTCTATGTATTCATATAGCTACAGACAGTTCATACATCCTTATCTGGGCTCAATAGCGTAGTACAGGTATAGTTTGAGCAGTGAAATGGATGATTAtatcttaaaagaaaactcCTTTCATAGCCATTGTCATGACCGGATTGAAAGGTTTGTCCTCACCCCTCACTCATGTTAATTCATTAGTAATGATGAAAATCCAACTCTGAGCTGAGTCAACTGATTCATGGACTCATTTCATCACACACTGACATGTCTGTACACTTCACCAACAGAGTGATCAAGAATAATACATTTCAAGAATGGTGGCGGAGTGCAGAGTCCTTGGTTGTAACCTGGCTCCAGGCCGCAGGCTTTGGGGAAAGTGTTTAATTGATTAGGTTTTCTGGCTACCTATATTTCCTCCCTTCTCTGAAAGGCTTGAGTGCCTTTTCtaaattttcctttttatccCTGTCTGGGACGTGTGAGCTCACAGTCCTGCCTTGAACCCTGTGCCACTGCAGCTGTTTGTCTTTGTCACGACATTTGCAGATCTTCTAATTCCCTCAGCTCCAAATGCAGATGCCTCCTACACAGTTGTTTTCTTGAGGAATATATTTCAGCTCAAAGCAAGTTGTATTTCTAAAGTGCATATATGTGAAATTGAGCAGTTTGATCACTTTTGTGTCTTGATAGCCTGTGGATCAGTGAGGCTGCAGCAGCTTTGCAGATGTTGCAAGCCAGTCAGTGCTGTTGAAGAGGGAGCCAAGTTTCTGCTCCCAGTTTCCAGGTTAATCCAAGTCCCCATCCTCTCCTTCTCAGGAGATGGATGAGAAGAGGTGGAAATGGGTGGAAATGGGTTTTATTGACCCAGTGGCAGAGCCTCTTTTAGTCATAACTCTTCCAGACTGAGAAGGACCATTGGAAGCACAGGCAGCTAGTATCTCACTGGGCTGAGATCTGCAGACTGACCCTGCTGACTAGCTCAGAGCAGACACTTGGGAATCCAACATGAGGAACTAGTATGTGTTCAAAGGGAAAAGATTGTGGGTTCTTCTAAACTAACATGTTACCACAGTGAATATAACAAGAACAATCGGACTGTAACTGGATGGAGGCTATTTAAATATCCCAGTCATAATCAATTATGGGTAGTCTCTTCCAGCATTCAAAAACTTCTGCATGAAATGATGTTAAATGGACTGTCATGTGGTTCTCATTCTGTCCTCCAGTTCATGCTTTCATTGTTTGTCCTGAAGAAATACAATAAGTTGACATTAAAATTCCCTTTGAGAGATATGCATTTTTATATTGGATAATCTTGTCATCTTTGCTTTTTAAGGCTGACAAATTCAGTCCTTTAATTTATTTCGTCTCAATGTTAGAATCATCAGCTATTATTAGTTATTCAATCAGCAAACATTATTCTCATCTAATATAGAATCACCAGATCTGTGTTTTTCAAATCTGGGCTTGCAACTGAGATTCCTACACACAGAGGAGTATGAGAAAATCTAGGCCAGACAGCCTCCTCTGGAATGCCTACCTCTGAAATCTCAGTCTTTGAAGACATCAAATCCCTTCAGAAATGCAGTGCATACCTTCAAGTTCAGCACGTTGCAAGGTCCCTGTGTTGCTGAGAGCCCTGGCTGAATCATCCAGCCCTTTGAGGAATTCTGAGTGCAAATGGTTAGCGAAATGACCTAGGGTAAAGAAGCGGTTCTTTTAGCCTGTGAGTGTAGGACACTACTTTTAGCCTGGGAATACATCTGTTGTCAGTCCAGAGCAACAACATCTTTTCAataatgtggtgaccaaaataGTATACAGTATTCTAAACCTAGGTCATTCAGTTTAAAAGAACATCTCtcaatttaaattctacactttaaGTATATATCCTCATTTTCTGTTTGCCTTTTGTACTGTTTTCCATATGGGCTACAACCAGAATTTAATAACTAATAGTAGTACAAAACAATTTCAAGGATCACTATCTCTGCACCAGGCTACTCATACCCTGACTCCTACCACCACTATCACCGTGAGACAAGCCACTGCTAAAATTTATGTGAGAATTTACATGAATAAAAGTCATTACCTTTTATGAATAATCTGTGAAGAGTGTGCAACTGACTAAAATATCCTGTAAGTCTTTGAAATGGTAATTTCAGCGGCCTCTAAGTGTCACTATTACAGGTCTTCCTTGGGCCAGCTTGCctcagcaatgaaaaaaaaaaattcttccctTCAGATACTCTAAAACGCAGAAACTCCAGGAGTGTGGGGAGAAACCTGAGTGTCTGTATTTCTTCACAGAAGCAGCTGGGggtgacacagacacaaactcagcAGAGACTCCAGAATAaaatgaagaagaagaaggagctgagacaggctgtgAATTCGCTCAGTGTGGGTATAGCACCAAGGAGTGGATAACACTGACATTTCTAATacctggacactggacagactACTATCCTTAGAAAACACAATatgtgcaatatatttttaGTACATTATACCAAGAATAGTTTAACAATAACTCTGACTTTTTTCTCTAGTTTTAAGAGCAGGCCTTCACCACTAGTTTGCCCAAGAAAAGCCCATCAGTTTAAATGTGAGTGTTTTCCTCTGTAATAatctgctgtgtgtctcctcaATCAGAGCTCTGCACAGGCAAACATAAAGGACCCTGTCAGGATCCTTCATGCTCTGATCCGCTTCATTGATGGAAAATGTTCTGACATTCGACACCTGATCAGAGCTCAAGAGAGGGAAGCAGTGAATCAGGCTGAAGGACTCTTAGTGCAACTGGAGCAGGAGATCACTGAGTTGAAGAGGAGAAATGATGAACTGAACCAGCTTTCACACACAGAAGATCACATCCATTTCCTCCAGGTAACATCACTGCTCCAAGACAATCTGCAGTACTGAAGGGTGTCTCCAACACAGAGCTCTCCAATGGAGCTGTTCCTGGCCTCCATGCAGCAATGTGTTTTGGAGCCCATTGTGTTTGACTGAAAACCTCTCTCTCTCGTCCTTGCTGTAGAATGTccagtctctctgtgtcttTCCTGGAGCTGAAGACTCACCACACATAACTGTCAATCCATACTTCTCTCCTGAGATTGTGAAGGAAGCTTTGTCAGGACTGAAAGAGCAACTGGAGGACATCTGCAAAGGGGGATTTGACAAGATCTCCAGGACAGGTTAGTGGAGAAACGTAATCTGAAGTCATTCTAAAATGCTAAtgaattttctgttttccttgTAACTAGATTTTCTGTACAAAACAGGAGCTAAAGTAACAGGAGAATAGTATACATGTCATCTCATTACAACAGAGGCTACAGTCCGTCCTGCTataataggggctacagtcacAGTAAGGTTTTATAGTTCTGTTAAAATAAGAATTAAGTCACAGTACAGTAGAGTTGTCCTGCTAAAATAGGTGCCACAGTCCCAGTGCATGAAAACAGTCTTGTTACAATGGAGGATAATGTATACCACTACAGTATAACAGCCCTACAGCTACAGtcaaagtacagtacaacatccatctattttctaaccgcttcatccattCAGGGTCATAGGGGAGCTAGAGCCTAcccaagcaacaggcacaaggcacacCGAGGACAGCACACCAGtcacacaggcacagacatgcacacactcacaccagggacaaagtcccagaacccaattaacctaccagtatgtttttggactatgtGAATTAACCAGAGAACTGGAGGGAAGCcaggtgaacacagggagaatatacaaacacgCAGCTCCGGACTTGAACCTGGGGCCCTAGATTTGCAAGGCAGCCATGCTAAccacagtcctgttacagtatgtgcagtacaATTAACTTAGagtaatatacagtgccttgcaaaagtattcggcccccttgaacttttcaaccttttgccacatttcaggcttcaaacataaaaatataatttttttattttatgtgaagaatcaccaacaagtgggacacaattgtgaagtggaacgaaatctattggatttttgaaactttaactaataaaaaaatgaaaagtggggcgtgcaaaattattcggcccccttgcgttaatactttgtagagccaccttttgctgcgattacagctgcaagtcgcttggggtatgtctctatcagttttgcacatcgagagactgaaattcttgcccattcttccttgcaaaacagctcgagctcagtgaggttggatggagagcgtttgtgaacagcagttttcagctctttccacagattctcgattggattcaggtctggactttgacttggccattcaaacacctggatacgtttatttgtgaaccattcctttgtagattttgctgtatgtttgggatcattgtcttgttggaagataaatctccgtcccagtttcaggtcttttgcagactccaacaggttttcatcaagaatggtcctgtatttggctgcatccatcttcccctcaattttaaccatcttccctgtccctgctgaagaaaagcaggcccaaaccatgatgctgccaccaccatgtttgacagtggggatggtgtgttgagggtgatgagctgtgttgcttttacgccaaacatatcgttttgcattgtggccaaaaagttcgattttggtttcatctgaccagagcaccttcttccacatgtttggggtgtctcccaggtggcttgtggcaaactttagacgagactttttatggatatctttgagaaatggctttcttcttgccactcttccataaaggccagatttgtgcagtgtaagactgattgttgtcctatggacagactctcccacctcagctgtagttcatccagagtgatcatgggcctcttggctgcatctctgatcagtcttctccttgtctgagctgaaagtttagagggacggccaggtcttggtagatttgcagtggtctgatactccttccatttcaagatgatcgcttgcacagtgctccttgggatgtttgaagcttgggaaatctttttgtatccaaatccggctttaaacttctccacaacagtattacggacctgcctggtgtgttccttggtcttcatgatgctctctgcgctttcaacagaaccttgagactatcacagagcaggtgcatttatacagagacttgattacacacaggtggattctatttatcaccatcagtcatttaggacaacattggatcattcagagatcctcgctgaacttctggagtgagtttgctgcactgaaagtaaaggggccgaataattttgcacgccccacttttcattttttattagttaaaaaagtttcaaaaatccaatagatttcgttccacttcacaattgtgtcccacttgttggtgattcttcacataaaataaaaaatttatatctttatgtttgaagcctgaaatgtggcaaaaggttgaaaagttcaagggggccgaatactttcgcaaggcactgtatatacacatcaTATTAGAGTATATAGTAAAGACATATTGTTACAGCTATTGTGACTATTGAAGTGTCCAGATATAAGGGACAAAGCAAGGGCATGTTCGCCAAGATGTAGGAGTACAAGATTCAGTGATCAAGGCAATCTTAACATTTACTttggtttaccttagttaattaaattatttttaaatcattaagaGTGTCATCAACAGTCTAGGAACTCGGCATAAAAACAAGCACGTAAGAGTCAGaaagacagaaacacacatGCAGTAGGAGACAGGAGAAAATAAAGTGTGTGCCTGGTTAAGATCATCCATAAAGACCAGATTTGAGTTTAGTATTTAAACCCAATTAAGAGAGCTTGCCATTCAGTTGTTTTAGGAAACAGATTTCCTGTAGAAGGAATCCTTCAGTTAAAAACAGTCTCTCCTGGTTAGTGAGtgcattttgtttaaaagagaCAGATTTAACTTTAGGTTGTATTCTGCTTAGTTTAGAAGACagcattttcttattttggtcTTCATAGGCATTATATAAGAacagtctggggtttttctgAGTGGTTATGGTGTAGGCCTCAGGAATGTCTTGTTTGTAAGGTTCTAAATagaaacattattaataaatgtttgtttaccCAGTGTGACTGAATTCACCAAAGaatcaaagaacaaagaactcaggtgcctctaattataccaaccgcTCTGGTATATTTCTGGCAAATTACTCTTTATAGTCTGGGGGTTAttttatgattatttaattgacttattgatgaataTGCTTGGTCATTTCCTGATATCCACAATTTTGTAACCCCCTGtttgtaacaatatttattatatttcttgCTGATAAATATCGAATCaacactacaataaataaataatcagacatttctttctgtgttttcccAGTGAGTCATGTTTACAGTTTGCAGGCCCCAGAGCCCAGGACCAGAGCAGAGCTTTTAAACTGTGAGTCTGTTTCCACCCAAACTCTCCACTGAAAGATACCTGGAGCTCAACCCCATAACAGAGACACGCTAA
This genomic interval carries:
- the LOC102682860 gene encoding tripartite motif-containing protein 16-like; the encoded protein is MAEGKIPVSQDEFICSVCLDLLKGPVTLHCGHNYCMECIKTYWDRNEDTRVYKCPQCRQTFTPRPDLRRNTTLAAVVEKLKRRGDKRPYPADNPAGPGDVPCDVCNERQMRAVKSCLVCLASYCHTHLDLHYELNPGNRHKLVDTIGPLQERICSSHEKPLEIYCRTDQKCICYLCKMYEHRGHDTVSAAEERTEKQKQLGVTQTQTQQRLQNKMKKKKELRQAVNSLSSSAQANIKDPVRILHALIRFIDGKCSDIRHLIRAQEREAVNQAEGLLVQLEQEITELKRRNDELNQLSHTEDHIHFLQNVQSLCVFPGAEDSPHITVNPYFSPEIVKEALSGLKEQLEDICKGGFDKISRTVSHVYSLQAPEPRTRAELLNYFCHLTLELNTAHRDLCLSEGNRKVCWSEEEQNYPDSPERFDSWRQLLCREGLSGMCFYWEVQWSGIGVYISVTYKGISRKGDGDDDCRLGHNDKSWSLFCSGSSCCFLHSKENTAVTVPPSSRIGVYVDHVAGTLSFYNVSGDTVALLHRVQTSFSEPLYPGFGVGYGLIFISSSVALCQLE